The Microbacter sp. GSS18 genome has a segment encoding these proteins:
- a CDS encoding nucleobase:cation symporter-2 family protein — protein sequence MTSTDEDHAAADAKAAKKAARRERANSNSVDSIPPLARLFPLGLQHVLALYAGAVAVPLIVGGALGYSSADLAFLISADLFIAGIATIVQSVGFWRFGVRLPLMQGVTFAAVGPMIAIGLEHGITTIFGSVIACGLFMILIAPFFSQLLRFFPPIVTGTVILIIGLSLMRVAAGWIMTGSSEEEPGAPPINIAFAFGTLLFIVLIERFAPAALARVSVLLGLVAGTVAALFVPGMVDWSGVGEAGWFAVVTPFHFGLPTFELASIVSMIIVGIVIMTETTGDMIAVGEIVEKPVTRRQLADGLRADGLGTVLGGIFNTFPYTAFAQNVGLVSLTGVKSRYVATMAGALLVVLGLIPKVSALVEGVPRAVLGGAGIALFGMVAASGIRTLAKVKFDNRNVLIVAISVGIALLPTVTPTIYEQFPSWFQLIFDSGISAGAIVAILLNLLLNSHQLRDDPAISAHDAVRGPAAAALVHPDATGTGLIPTHAFDGDGKLVQVVPTAEGAEPGTPAKES from the coding sequence ATGACCAGCACCGACGAAGACCACGCCGCCGCCGACGCGAAGGCGGCGAAGAAGGCCGCCCGCCGCGAGCGGGCGAACAGCAACTCGGTCGATTCGATTCCGCCGCTCGCCCGCCTGTTCCCGCTGGGGCTCCAGCACGTGCTCGCGCTCTACGCCGGAGCGGTCGCCGTGCCGCTCATCGTCGGTGGCGCGCTCGGATACTCCTCGGCCGACCTCGCCTTCCTCATCAGCGCCGATCTGTTCATCGCCGGCATCGCGACGATCGTCCAGTCGGTCGGCTTCTGGCGCTTCGGCGTGCGTCTGCCCCTCATGCAGGGCGTGACCTTCGCCGCCGTCGGGCCGATGATCGCCATCGGGCTCGAGCACGGCATCACGACGATCTTCGGATCGGTGATCGCGTGCGGCCTGTTCATGATCCTCATCGCGCCGTTCTTCTCGCAGCTGCTGCGCTTCTTCCCGCCGATCGTCACGGGAACGGTGATCCTCATCATCGGCCTCTCGCTCATGCGGGTCGCGGCCGGCTGGATCATGACGGGTTCGTCGGAGGAGGAGCCCGGCGCCCCGCCGATCAACATCGCGTTCGCCTTCGGGACCCTGCTGTTCATCGTGCTCATCGAGCGCTTCGCGCCGGCGGCGCTCGCGCGCGTCTCGGTGCTGCTGGGCCTCGTGGCCGGAACGGTCGCGGCGCTGTTCGTGCCGGGCATGGTCGACTGGTCGGGCGTCGGCGAGGCCGGCTGGTTCGCCGTGGTGACGCCGTTCCACTTCGGCCTGCCGACCTTCGAACTGGCCTCGATCGTGTCGATGATCATCGTCGGCATCGTGATCATGACCGAGACCACCGGCGACATGATCGCCGTCGGCGAGATCGTCGAGAAGCCGGTGACGCGCCGTCAGCTGGCAGACGGCCTGCGCGCCGACGGCCTGGGCACCGTGCTCGGCGGCATCTTCAACACGTTCCCCTACACCGCGTTCGCGCAGAACGTCGGGCTGGTCTCGCTCACCGGCGTGAAGTCCCGCTACGTCGCGACGATGGCAGGGGCCCTGCTGGTGGTCCTCGGACTCATCCCCAAGGTCTCGGCGCTGGTCGAAGGCGTCCCACGTGCGGTGCTGGGCGGCGCCGGCATCGCGCTGTTCGGGATGGTGGCGGCCTCCGGCATCCGCACGCTCGCCAAGGTGAAGTTCGACAACCGCAACGTGCTCATCGTCGCGATCTCGGTCGGGATCGCCCTGCTGCCGACCGTGACGCCGACCATCTACGAGCAGTTCCCGTCGTGGTTCCAGCTCATCTTCGACTCCGGCATCTCGGCCGGCGCGATCGTCGCGATCCTGCTGAATCTGCTGCTGAACTCGCATCAGCTGCGCGACGATCCCGCGATCTCGGCCCACGACGCGGTGCGCGGCCCGGCCGCGGCGGCCCTCGTCCATCCCGATGCGACCGGCACGGGCCTGATCCCGACCCACGCGTTCGACGGCGACGGCAAGCTCGTCCAGGTGGTCCCGACGGCCGAGGGCGCAGAGCCGGGGACGCCCGCGAAGGAGTCCTGA